A single Elaeis guineensis isolate ETL-2024a chromosome 15, EG11, whole genome shotgun sequence DNA region contains:
- the LOC105057999 gene encoding MFP1 attachment factor 1 — MAEGGEETKPQGGEEAPRSAEEYAGEGKAGLVGTFPSAALNIWPPSQRTREAVIQRLVQTLSTESIISKRYGMLSLSDASDAARRIEEEAFASASSGGSATSVDDGIETLQIYSKEISQRMLETVKAKASSESMSSPATSPPPSDGGATVENAAPTAAGEESSASSPA, encoded by the coding sequence ATGGCGGAAGGAGGCGAGGAGACGAAGCCCCAAGGCGGCGAAGAGGCCCCCAGGTCGGCGGAGGAGTACGCCGGCGAGGGAAAGGCGGGGTTGGTAGGCACCTTCCCCTCGGCCGCCCTCAACATCTGGCCCCCCTCGCAGCGGACGCGGGAGGCGGTGATCCAGCGCCTCGTCCAGACTCTCTCCACCGAGTCCATCATCTCCAAGCGCTATGGCATGCTTTCCCTCTCCGACGCCTCCGACGCTGCCCGCCGCATCGAAGAGGAGGCCTTCGCCTCCGCCTCCTCCGGAGGCAGCGCCACATCCGTGGACGACGGGATCGAAACCCTCCAGATCTACTCCAAGGAGATTAGCCAACGGATGCTCGAGACCGTCAAGGCGAAGGCGTCCTCGGAATCCATGTCCAGCCCTGCGACCTCTCCTCCGCCGTCCGATGGCGGCGCCACCGTCGAGAACGCTGCCCCCACCGCCGCTGGTGAGGAAAGCTCCGCCTCTTCGCCtgcttga